One stretch of Cygnus olor isolate bCygOlo1 chromosome 1, bCygOlo1.pri.v2, whole genome shotgun sequence DNA includes these proteins:
- the LOC121057862 gene encoding uncharacterized protein LOC121057862 isoform X1 has protein sequence MQGAATVQGALPSAGAVQGAVQGVVQTPCYGRCHATAPLFRELCEALCKGPAVQNAVQGAGAVQGVVQVPRKGPAVQGALRSALQYEALCKGPVQGVVRGVVQRPCCARCLQDAGAVQDASAEQVAVQGAVQGAVQRPCCARCSARCQCCARCCARRSAKRRCNAKCHAEALQRDALCKVQPKELCKELCKVPRHARPGSLQAGNSGARRGRVRGGGPRPTLAQRSAGGRRPDATVMGGRTLPGRWGGSTKPPRGFLALPSFCWFPNIRREPQKNQALQAGGASGVPLPASPGAQPPVMGSPRIICARREILLKLPWKIISGVSGRENN, from the exons ATGCAAGGTGCTGCCACTGTGCAAGGTGCTCTGCCAAGCGCCGGTGCTGTGCAAGGTGCTGTGCAAGGGGTTGTGCAAACACCCTGCTACGGCAGGTGCCACGCAACGGCCCCACTGTTCAGGGAGTTGTGCGAGGCGCTGTGCAAAGGCCCTGCTGTGCAAAATGCTGTGCAAGGTGCCGGTGCTGTGCAAGGTGTTGTGCAAGTGCCACGCAAAGGCCCTGCTGTGCAAGGTGCTCTGCGAAGTGCTCTGCAGTACGAGGCACTGTGCAAAGGCCCTGTTCAAGGCGTTGTGCGAGGTGTTGTGCAAAGGCCCTGCTGTGCAAGGTGTCTGCAAGATGCCGGTGCTGTGCAAGATGCCAGTGCTGAGCAAGTTGCTGTGCAAG GTGCCGTGCAAGGTGCCGTGCAAAGGCCCTGCTGCGCAAGGTGCTCTGCAAGATGCCAGTGCTGTGCAAG GTGCTGTGCAAGGCGCTCTGCAAAGCGCCGCTGCAATGCAAAGTGCCACGCAGAGGCCCTGCAGCGCGATGCGTTGTGCAAGGTGCAGCCCAAGGAGTTGTGCAAGGAGTTGTGCAAGGTGCCGCGCCACGCACGGCCAGGCTCCCTGCAAGCTGGGAACAGCGGGGCACGGAGGGGCAgggtccggggggggggtccccggccAACCCTCGCGCAGCGGAGCGCAGGGGGCAGGCGCCCAGACGCCACGGTGATGGGCGGCCGCACGCTCCCCGGGCGCTGGGGAGGCAGCACGAAGCCTCCCAGAGGCTTCCTCGCCCTTCCCAGCTTTTGCTGGTTCCCAAATATCCGAAGGGAACCCCAAAAAAACCAAGCTTTGCAGGCGGGGGGTGCCAGCGGGGTgcccctccccgcctcccctGGCGCACAGCCACCCGTAATGGGCTCTCCCCGGATAATCTGCGCTCGCCGTGAAATTCTATTAAAGCTGCCCTGGAAGATTATCAGCGGCGTTTCAGGCCGGGAAAACAATTAA
- the LOC121057862 gene encoding uncharacterized protein LOC121057862 isoform X4 yields MLCKVPVLCKVLCKCHAKALLCKVLCEVLCSTRHCAKALFKALCEVLCKGPAVQGVCKMPVLCKMPVLSKLLCKALCKGPVQGAVQGVVLRPCCARCLQDASAVQGAVQGAVQRPCCARCSARCQCCARCCARRSAKRRCNAKCHAEALQRDALCKVQPKELCKELCKVPRHARPGSLQAGNSGARRGRVRGGGPRPTLAQRSAGGRRPDATVMGGRTLPGRWGGSTKPPRGFLALPSFCWFPNIRREPQKNQALQAGGASGVPLPASPGAQPPVMGSPRIICARREILLKLPWKIISGVSGRENN; encoded by the exons ATGCTGTGCAAGGTGCCGGTGCTGTGCAAGGTGTTGTGCAAGTGCCACGCAAAGGCCCTGCTGTGCAAGGTGCTCTGCGAAGTGCTCTGCAGTACGAGGCACTGTGCAAAGGCCCTGTTCAAGGCGTTGTGCGAGGTGTTGTGCAAAGGCCCTGCTGTGCAAGGTGTCTGCAAGATGCCGGTGCTGTGCAAGATGCCAGTGCTGAGCAAGTTGCTGTGCAAG GCACTGTGCAAAGGCCCTGTTCAAGGTGCTGTGCAAGGCGTTGTGCTAAGGCCCTGCTGTGCAAGGTGTCTGCAAGATGCCAGTGCTGTGCAAG GTGCCGTGCAAGGTGCCGTGCAAAGGCCCTGCTGCGCAAGGTGCTCTGCAAGATGCCAGTGCTGTGCAAG GTGCTGTGCAAGGCGCTCTGCAAAGCGCCGCTGCAATGCAAAGTGCCACGCAGAGGCCCTGCAGCGCGATGCGTTGTGCAAGGTGCAGCCCAAGGAGTTGTGCAAGGAGTTGTGCAAGGTGCCGCGCCACGCACGGCCAGGCTCCCTGCAAGCTGGGAACAGCGGGGCACGGAGGGGCAgggtccggggggggggtccccggccAACCCTCGCGCAGCGGAGCGCAGGGGGCAGGCGCCCAGACGCCACGGTGATGGGCGGCCGCACGCTCCCCGGGCGCTGGGGAGGCAGCACGAAGCCTCCCAGAGGCTTCCTCGCCCTTCCCAGCTTTTGCTGGTTCCCAAATATCCGAAGGGAACCCCAAAAAAACCAAGCTTTGCAGGCGGGGGGTGCCAGCGGGGTgcccctccccgcctcccctGGCGCACAGCCACCCGTAATGGGCTCTCCCCGGATAATCTGCGCTCGCCGTGAAATTCTATTAAAGCTGCCCTGGAAGATTATCAGCGGCGTTTCAGGCCGGGAAAACAATTAA
- the LOC121057862 gene encoding uncharacterized protein LOC121057862 isoform X2 — protein MQGAATVQGALPSAGAVQGAVQGVVQTPCYGRCHATAPLFRELCEALCKGPAVQNAVQGALRSALQYEALCKGPVQGVVRGVVQRPCCARCLQDAGAVQDASAEQVAVQGTVQRPCSRCCARRCAKALLCKVSARCQCCARCRARCRAKALLRKVLCKMPVLCKVLCKALCKAPLQCKVPRRGPAARCVVQGAAQGVVQGVVQGAAPRTARLPASWEQRGTEGQGPGGGSPANPRAAERRGQAPRRHGDGRPHAPRALGRQHEASQRLPRPSQLLLVPKYPKGTPKKPSFAGGGCQRGAPPRLPWRTATRNGLSPDNLRSP, from the exons ATGCAAGGTGCTGCCACTGTGCAAGGTGCTCTGCCAAGCGCCGGTGCTGTGCAAGGTGCTGTGCAAGGGGTTGTGCAAACACCCTGCTACGGCAGGTGCCACGCAACGGCCCCACTGTTCAGGGAGTTGTGCGAGGCGCTGTGCAAAGGCCCTGCTGTGCAAAATGCTGTGCAAG GTGCTCTGCGAAGTGCTCTGCAGTACGAGGCACTGTGCAAAGGCCCTGTTCAAGGCGTTGTGCGAGGTGTTGTGCAAAGGCCCTGCTGTGCAAGGTGTCTGCAAGATGCCGGTGCTGTGCAAGATGCCAGTGCTGAGCAAGTTGCTGTGCAAG GCACTGTGCAAAGGCCCTGTTCAAGGTGCTGTGCAAGGCGTTGTGCTAAGGCCCTGCTGTGCAAGGTGTCTGCAAGATGCCAGTGCTGTGCAAG GTGCCGTGCAAGGTGCCGTGCAAAGGCCCTGCTGCGCAAGGTGCTCTGCAAGATGCCAGTGCTGTGCAAG GTGCTGTGCAAGGCGCTCTGCAAAGCGCCGCTGCAATGCAAAGTGCCACGCAGAGGCCCTGCAGCGCGATGCGTTGTGCAAGGTGCAGCCCAAGGAGTTGTGCAAGGAGTTGTGCAAGGTGCCGCGCCACGCACGGCCAGGCTCCCTGCAAGCTGGGAACAGCGGGGCACGGAGGGGCAgggtccggggggggggtccccggccAACCCTCGCGCAGCGGAGCGCAGGGGGCAGGCGCCCAGACGCCACGGTGATGGGCGGCCGCACGCTCCCCGGGCGCTGGGGAGGCAGCACGAAGCCTCCCAGAGGCTTCCTCGCCCTTCCCAGCTTTTGCTGGTTCCCAAATATCCGAAGGGAACCCCAAAAAAACCAAGCTTTGCAGGCGGGGGGTGCCAGCGGGGTgcccctccccgcctcccctGGCGCACAGCCACCCGTAATGGGCTCTCCCCGGATAATCTGCGCTCGCCGTGA
- the LOC121057862 gene encoding keratin-associated protein 10-4-like isoform X5 → MLCKVLCEVLCSTRHCAKALFKALCEVLCKGPAVQGVCKMPVLCKMPVLSKLLCKALCKGPVQGAVQGVVLRPCCARCLQDASAVQGAVQDASAEQGTVQGAVQGAVQRPCCARCSARCQCCARCCARRSAKRRCNAKCHAEALQRDALCKVQPKELCKELCKVPRHARPGSLQAGNSGARRGRVRGGGPRPTLAQRSAGGRRPDATVMGGRTLPGRWGGSTKPPRGFLALPSFCWFPNIRREPQKNQALQAGGASGVPLPASPGAQPPVMGSPRIICARREILLKLPWKIISGVSGRENN, encoded by the exons ATGCTGTGCAAG GTGCTCTGCGAAGTGCTCTGCAGTACGAGGCACTGTGCAAAGGCCCTGTTCAAGGCGTTGTGCGAGGTGTTGTGCAAAGGCCCTGCTGTGCAAGGTGTCTGCAAGATGCCGGTGCTGTGCAAGATGCCAGTGCTGAGCAAGTTGCTGTGCAAG GCACTGTGCAAAGGCCCTGTTCAAGGTGCTGTGCAAGGCGTTGTGCTAAGGCCCTGCTGTGCAAGGTGTCTGCAAGATGCCAGTGCTGTGCAAGGTGCCGTGCAAGATGCCAGTGCTGAGCAAGGCACTGTACAAGGTGCCGTGCAAGGTGCCGTGCAAAGGCCCTGCTGCGCAAGGTGCTCTGCAAGATGCCAGTGCTGTGCAAG GTGCTGTGCAAGGCGCTCTGCAAAGCGCCGCTGCAATGCAAAGTGCCACGCAGAGGCCCTGCAGCGCGATGCGTTGTGCAAGGTGCAGCCCAAGGAGTTGTGCAAGGAGTTGTGCAAGGTGCCGCGCCACGCACGGCCAGGCTCCCTGCAAGCTGGGAACAGCGGGGCACGGAGGGGCAgggtccggggggggggtccccggccAACCCTCGCGCAGCGGAGCGCAGGGGGCAGGCGCCCAGACGCCACGGTGATGGGCGGCCGCACGCTCCCCGGGCGCTGGGGAGGCAGCACGAAGCCTCCCAGAGGCTTCCTCGCCCTTCCCAGCTTTTGCTGGTTCCCAAATATCCGAAGGGAACCCCAAAAAAACCAAGCTTTGCAGGCGGGGGGTGCCAGCGGGGTgcccctccccgcctcccctGGCGCACAGCCACCCGTAATGGGCTCTCCCCGGATAATCTGCGCTCGCCGTGAAATTCTATTAAAGCTGCCCTGGAAGATTATCAGCGGCGTTTCAGGCCGGGAAAACAATTAA
- the LOC121057862 gene encoding keratin-associated protein 10-4-like isoform X3, whose amino-acid sequence MLCKVPVLCKVLCKCHAKALLCKVLCEVLCSTRHCAKALFKALCEVLCKGPAVQGVCKMPVLCKMPVLSKLLCKALCKGPVQGAVQGVVLRPCCARCLQDASAVQGAVQDASAEQGTVQGAVQGAVQRPCCARCSARCQCCARCCARRSAKRRCNAKCHAEALQRDALCKVQPKELCKELCKVPRHARPGSLQAGNSGARRGRVRGGGPRPTLAQRSAGGRRPDATVMGGRTLPGRWGGSTKPPRGFLALPSFCWFPNIRREPQKNQALQAGGASGVPLPASPGAQPPVMGSPRIICARREILLKLPWKIISGVSGRENN is encoded by the exons ATGCTGTGCAAGGTGCCGGTGCTGTGCAAGGTGTTGTGCAAGTGCCACGCAAAGGCCCTGCTGTGCAAGGTGCTCTGCGAAGTGCTCTGCAGTACGAGGCACTGTGCAAAGGCCCTGTTCAAGGCGTTGTGCGAGGTGTTGTGCAAAGGCCCTGCTGTGCAAGGTGTCTGCAAGATGCCGGTGCTGTGCAAGATGCCAGTGCTGAGCAAGTTGCTGTGCAAG GCACTGTGCAAAGGCCCTGTTCAAGGTGCTGTGCAAGGCGTTGTGCTAAGGCCCTGCTGTGCAAGGTGTCTGCAAGATGCCAGTGCTGTGCAAGGTGCCGTGCAAGATGCCAGTGCTGAGCAAGGCACTGTACAAGGTGCCGTGCAAGGTGCCGTGCAAAGGCCCTGCTGCGCAAGGTGCTCTGCAAGATGCCAGTGCTGTGCAAG GTGCTGTGCAAGGCGCTCTGCAAAGCGCCGCTGCAATGCAAAGTGCCACGCAGAGGCCCTGCAGCGCGATGCGTTGTGCAAGGTGCAGCCCAAGGAGTTGTGCAAGGAGTTGTGCAAGGTGCCGCGCCACGCACGGCCAGGCTCCCTGCAAGCTGGGAACAGCGGGGCACGGAGGGGCAgggtccggggggggggtccccggccAACCCTCGCGCAGCGGAGCGCAGGGGGCAGGCGCCCAGACGCCACGGTGATGGGCGGCCGCACGCTCCCCGGGCGCTGGGGAGGCAGCACGAAGCCTCCCAGAGGCTTCCTCGCCCTTCCCAGCTTTTGCTGGTTCCCAAATATCCGAAGGGAACCCCAAAAAAACCAAGCTTTGCAGGCGGGGGGTGCCAGCGGGGTgcccctccccgcctcccctGGCGCACAGCCACCCGTAATGGGCTCTCCCCGGATAATCTGCGCTCGCCGTGAAATTCTATTAAAGCTGCCCTGGAAGATTATCAGCGGCGTTTCAGGCCGGGAAAACAATTAA